One segment of Anastrepha obliqua isolate idAnaObli1 chromosome 3, idAnaObli1_1.0, whole genome shotgun sequence DNA contains the following:
- the LOC129240736 gene encoding leucine-rich repeat-containing protein 59, which produces MPKIEKVKVNVKERVDENVCDLSLSGINEIPVREIASFKRVTVLDLSSNCITSLGKNFVTLTRLIKLDLSKNQIRYLPEEFGLLRNLRHLDLYDNKLEHLPLSFGNLTNLRYLDLKGNPLIPALAKVVGFCLTTNECRDSARNTVKFLARMQTEAEETKEQYKLEALTSNAVAAEDVGTEEKPLENQKSKKSAAKKAKSKPKKSKTTNNDINNEGNIAPININNKTTKSRKNSNGPTKKSVSKSNTALTTVLSFFFLLAINVLIIYLIMFKNPEIADKLVEFIPHQYRDWILTKTEIFRLRVTDWISEFRTPPQEH; this is translated from the exons atgccGAAAATCGAGAAAGTGAAAGTAAATGTAAAGGAGCGGGTAGATGAGAACGTTTGTGATTTGAGTTTGAGTGGAATCAATGAGATTCCTGTACGAGAAATA gCTTCCTTTAAGCGGGTTACTGTGTTGGATCTGTCGAGTAACTGTATAACCTCATTGGGA AAAAATTTCGTCACACTTACACGACTCATTAAACTCGACTTGAGTAAAAATCAAATCCGATATTTACCAGAAGAATTTGGATTACTTCGAAATTTGCGGCATTTAGACTTGTATGATAATAAACTGGAACATCTGCCATTAAGTTTTGGCAATTTAACAAACTTACGATATCTGGATTTGAAAGGGAATCCTCTCATACCAGCGTTAGCAAAAGTAGTGGGTTTTTGCTTGACCACAAACGAATGCCGGGATTCAGCCAGGAACACT GTAAAATTCTTGGCTCGGATGCAAACTGAAGCTGAAGAGACTAAGGAGCAGTACAAACTTGAGGCGTTAACAAGCAACGCTGTTGCTGCCGAAGATGTTGGCACCGAAGAGAAACCACTCGaaaaccaaaaatcaaaaaaatctgcAGCTAAGAAAGCTAAATCAAaaccaaagaaatcaaaaacaaccaaCAATGATATAAACAATGAAGGGAATATTGCaccaataaatattaataataagacAACAAAGTCAAGAAAGAATTCTAATGGGCCAACGAAAAAGTCCGTCTCAAAATCCAACACAGCTCTTACAActgttttgtcatttttttttctactcgcaATAAacgttttaattatatatttaattatgttcAAGAATCCTGAGATTGCCGATAAATTGGTTGAGTTTATTCCTCATCAATATCGTGACTGGATATTGACTAAAACGGAAATCTTTCGTCTTCGTGTCACCGACTGGATTTCGGAATTTCGCACACCTCCACAGGAACACTGA
- the LOC129242286 gene encoding 40S ribosomal protein S9, whose translation MVNGRIPSVFSKTYVTPRRPYEKARLDQELKIIGEYGLRNKREVWRVKYALAKIRKAARELLTLDEKDEKRLFQGNALLRRLVRIGVLDESRMKLDYVLGLKIEDFLERRLQTQVFKLGLAKSIHHARVLIRQRHIRVRRQVVNIPSFVVRLDSQKHIDFSLKSPFGGGRPGRVKRKNLKKNQGGSVAVAEEEED comes from the exons ATGGTTAACGGACGCATACCGTCTGTCTTCTCGAAGACTTATGTGACACCACGTCGCCCTTATGAAAAGGCACGTCTAGATCAGGAGTTAAAAATCATTGGTGAATATGGTTTGCGCAATAAGCGTGAGGTTTGGCGCGTGAAATATGCTTTGGCCAAAATCCGTAAAGCTGCTCGTGAGTTATTGACTCTAGATGAAAAAGACGAAAAGAGGTTGTTCCAAG gtAATGCTTTGCTGCGTCGCTTGGTACGCATTGGCGTATTGGATGAGTCGCGCATGAAGCTCGATTACGTTTTGGGTCTGAAAATTGAGGACTTCTTGGAGCGTCGCTTGCAAACTCAGGTCTTCAAATTGGGATTGGCCAAGTCAATCCATCATGCACGTGTTCTTATCCGTCAAAGACACATTCG AGTTCGCAGACAAGTGGTAAACATCCCATCGTTTGTTGTGCGTTTGGACTCGCAGAAGCACATTGACTTCTCGTTGAAATCACCCTTCGGTGGTGGCCGCCCAGGTCGCGTGAAGAGGAAGAACTTGAAGAAGAACCAAGGTGGCAGTGTTGCTGTTGCTGAAGAGGAAGAAGATTAA